One region of Xyrauchen texanus isolate HMW12.3.18 chromosome 11, RBS_HiC_50CHRs, whole genome shotgun sequence genomic DNA includes:
- the c11h4orf33 gene encoding UPF0462 protein C4orf33 homolog, giving the protein MEFLIRHTWDSLPVNHEPVKIKFSPGEEGLRMEVIAPFFNDPPAPSGTPGEPFPGLWDYEVVESFFLNSNTEQYLEVEICPHGQHLVLLLNGKRNAFMQQLPLSFHASIEGKIWKGEALLPWRYFPQGVNKMNSYAIHGSGAGRTYEALYPVPKEDLQEGQGPDFHRLEYIRNFLLQSIMGEDWVLPESDLWNSVST; this is encoded by the exons ATGGAGTTCTTGATCAGACACACCTGGGACAGCTTGCCTGTGAATCATGAGCCGGTAAAGATTAAATTCTCACCTGGTGAGGAAGGTTTGAGAATGGAAGTGATTGCCCCATTCTTCAATGACCCCCCTGCACCATCCGGAACGCCTGGAGAGCCTTTCCCAGGTCTCTGGGACTATGAGG TGGTGGAGTCATTCTTCCTGAATAGCAATACTGAGCAGTATCTGGAGGTGGAAATTTGCCC ACATGGGCAACAccttgttctgctgctgaatgGAAAACGTAATGCATTTATG CAACAGCTCCCTCTATCGTTCCATGCCAGTATAGAGGGCAAGATATGGAAAGGAGAAGCTCTTTTGCCATGGAGGTATTTCCCTCAGGGGGTTAATAAAATGAACTCCTATGCTATCCATGGCTCTGGTGCAGGAAGGACATATGAGGCTCTGTATCCTGTTCCCAAAGAGGACCTGCAAGAAGGACAGGGACCAGACTT TCATCGTCTTGAGTACATTCGGAACTTCCTGCTACAAAGCATAATGGGAGAAGACTGGGTCCTTCCAGAGTCTGACCTGTGGAATTCTGTGAGCACATGA